cccatccgcgacccgataggaggcaGCAGACGTCCGATCATCTCAGCTTGAGGTTCCATCCATTCtaaaggtggtccggttcaTAATCCACTACTAAACTAAGGTATAAACACAATCTGAGAACTTAGAACAGGAAGAACCCTAattccattattatggaaacaaTGTCTTgattaaaccctaaaagaaacaTAAGATTAAAATCGACAAACTCTAGAACTAGAAACATGAATCGATTCCTATTAGAACCTGTCTTGCTTgttgattgattgaatctgaAATTGGCAAACCCTAATCAAtggaatcgaaaaccctaacccctaaaggAAGCATGTAGCCGATTTTTAAGATTGatcttgattgattgatttctGATTTGAATTGAGGTTTAAGAATGTTTAGATTGCTTGAATTGATCCGTCTGAACATGAAAAcacttaaggccttgaaaccttaaacataAGTTGATAAGAATcataaagattgaaaccctaggAATGCTTAGATCGTTTTGCATAAATTCAAACATGATAATGCATTCACAATGATTAAGAATAAGATCGGCCAGCATATAGAAAACACTTGACCTCGAATCTGATTGCATTAAaactcatatggccgtgtggcatTAATCATCCTGGTACATGTACAATTGTTTTTAGGATTGATCGCACCATGGTAAATTTAGAATTGCATAACCGAACCCATTGATTGTTCATatagccgtgcggcttgctTGATAGCACCATGGTCGAATTAGGATTGTTTTGAACATCATAAATGCATAAGACgtgttgtggccgagcttgcATATATCATGCGGCCACGTGATCCCATTGTGAATCTAATGTCTTATATGATAATGTGgatcagatgtcgaaaatagcaaacagagactatgcagccctgaatctctccggagacaattacttgcagtgggcgctagacACAAGGATTAGtctaaaatccaagggactcggtgatactatcatcgagGACAGTAATGAGAATGAAAAGAATAGATACAGGGCCATATGTTAtatgcgccatcatctcatTGAAGGTCTTAAGGATCAGTACATGACGATTGAGAATCCATTGGATCTTTGGAATGCTTTAAAGCacagatatgatcaccaaaagaTGGTGTTGCTTCCAAAGGCAAGGCACGATTGGATGCATCTCATATTCATGGACTTTAAGTCCGTGGACGAATACAACTCGGCCTTGTTCAAAATCGTCTCAATACTAAGACTGTGTGGTGAAGAAGTGTCTGATGTTATGATGCTTGAAAAGACCTATACGACTTTCAATCAGTCGAATTCTGTGTTGCAACAGCAATATAGAACAAAAGGCTTTGCCACATATACTGACCTGATGTCCTGTCTACTCTTggccgaggcaaacaatgagctTCTCATGAAGAATAGTGGAGCTAGACCGGCCGGGACAGCACCATTACCCGAAGCCCATGACattgaaaagaaagatcccaaagaaataaagaaacttACTACGCCCAAGACAACAGGAAACCATACGGTCAAGGCCGTGGTGGGTACAGAGGGCGTAGACGTCACAACCATAATGGTCGAGATAGCTACTCAACCGGCCGAAggggaaaccacaataaccgtggtcgtggttccaattaCGGTCGGGGCCGAGGGAGTTATGGCCGTGGACGAGGTGGGATATCCAAACCATATTACACGTCCAAGTCTTTATGTCACAGATGCGGAATGGACAATCATTGGGCCAAGAACTGCAGAACTCCAAAGCACTTGTGCgaactctatcaagagagtatcaagaacaagaacccggaggcAAACATGATCCAAGAGAACGGTCATGATGACAAAGGATATgggtatgatgctg
This DNA window, taken from Brassica oleracea var. oleracea cultivar TO1000 unplaced genomic scaffold, BOL UnpScaffold02222, whole genome shotgun sequence, encodes the following:
- the LOC106321631 gene encoding uncharacterized protein LOC106321631, giving the protein MRHHLIEGLKDQYMTIENPLDLWNALKHRYDHQKMVLLPKARHDWMHLIFMDFKSVDEYNSALFKIVSILRLCGEEVSDVMMLEKTYTTFNQSNSVLQQQYRTKGFATYTDLMSCLLLAEANNELLMKNSGARPAGTAPLPEAHDIEKKDPKEIKKLTTPKTTGNHTVKAVVGTEGVDVTTIMVEIATQPAEGETTITVVVVPITVGAEGVMAVDENCRTPKHLCELYQESIKNKNPEANMIQENGHDDKGYGYDADDETDSDNKDDQMDFETSDCLKD